AGGTGGAAACCGGATTTATTTCGGTACGCTTCCCCGATCGGCACAAAAAACACGCAAAAAACGAAAATACTACTTTTAGTATTTTAGTATATTAGTTTTTGACTATATTTGCGGACATGACAACCATTTAAAAAACTGAATTTATGAGCAAAGCAAAAGTAATCTCCGTATTGAATCACAAAGGGGGAGTAGGAAAGACTACAACCACGATCAACCTGGGCGGCGCGTTACGTCAAAAAGGGTACAAGGTTCTTTTGATCGACCTTGACGGACAAGCCAACCTGACTGAATCGCTGGGCTTCTCTGCGGAGCTTCCCCAAACGATCTACGGTGCGATGAAAGGCGAATACGACCTGCCGATCTACGAGCATAAGGACGGCCTTAGCGTCGTTCCCTCCTGCCTGGATCTCTCGGCCGTTGAAACGGAGTTAATCAACGAGGCCGGGCGGGAACTTATCTTAGCCCACCTTATCAAGGGCCAAAAGGAGAAATTCGATTATATCCTGATCGACTGTCCCCCCTCGCTGTCGCTGCTCACGCTTAACGCACTGACGGCCTCGGATCGGCTGATTATCCCGGTTCAGGCTCAATTCCTGGCAATGCGTGGAATGGCCAAACTTATGCAGGTCGTCCACAAGGTGCAGCAACGTTTGAACTCGGATCTTTCGATAGCCG
This window of the Bacteroides zhangwenhongii genome carries:
- a CDS encoding ParA family protein, with protein sequence MSKAKVISVLNHKGGVGKTTTTINLGGALRQKGYKVLLIDLDGQANLTESLGFSAELPQTIYGAMKGEYDLPIYEHKDGLSVVPSCLDLSAVETELINEAGRELILAHLIKGQKEKFDYILIDCPPSLSLLTLNALTASDRLIIPVQAQFLAMRGMAKLMQVVHKVQQRLNSDLSIAGVLITQYDGRKNLNKSVSELVQETFQGKVFSTHIRNSIALAEAPTQGQDIFHYAPKSAGAEDYEKVCNELLTEIK